The following proteins are encoded in a genomic region of Saccharomyces mikatae IFO 1815 strain IFO1815 genome assembly, chromosome: 9:
- the ATG32 gene encoding mitophagy protein ATG32 (similar to Saccharomyces cerevisiae ATG32 (YIL146C); ancestral locus Anc_5.699) produces the protein MVLNYPQREIKESSSKDMAPTSSSMDICSRSDAQAEEDRGLLDPHLSVLELLGKTGHSPSPMGQSLVTSIDISGHQNVNDSISGSWQAIQPLDLGASFIPERCSSQTTNGSILSSSDTSEEEQELLQAPAADIINIIKQGQEGTNVTSSSHPFRQLHKVISLPIPSREKTPYKEQDINDDEDGAYEEDSVTITKSLTSSTNSFVMPKLSLSQKNPVFRLLILGRTGSNFYQSIPKEYQSLFELPKYHDSATFPQYTGIIIIFQELREMVSLLNRIVQYSQGKPIIPICQPGQTIQVKNVLKSFLRNKLIKLLFPPVVVTNRKDLKKMFQRLQDLSLEYAEDENEEGDDDETTKSRSYYRYKKANNSKRKSPKSNKKPKKKKQRFFTSWFTWGISITIGISFGCCVTYFVTAAYDHQTVKSLSLRSSLLTSMLSLDSSSDTVNTPATASPSSSEHFLWFDKGTLQINFHLDGLIMKSLSVIKETWVKMNDFVLHALSRPLSFLENLNRSSDFSIDESNRILALGYILL, from the coding sequence ATGGTTTTGAACTACCCACAGagagaaattaaagaatcTTCGTCCAAGGACATGGCACCTACTTCCTCGTCGATGGACATTTGCTCACGTTCCGATGCACAAGCAGAGGAAGACAGAGGTTTACTTGACCCTCACCTCTCAGTGCTAGAACTGTTAGGTAAGACAGGCCACTCACCCTCTCCGATGGGACAAAGCTTGGTTACATCCATCGACATATCCGGCCACCAAAACGTGAACGATAGTATATCAGGATCATGGCAAGCCATTCAACCTTTGGACTTGGGCGCCTCTTTCATCCCAGAAAGATGCTCTTCTCAGACGACTAATGGAAGTATTTTGTCGTCTAGTGATACTTCTGAGGAAGAACAAGAGTTGCTCCAAGCGCCCGCTGCTGATATAATAAACATCATTAAACAGGGACAGGAAGGTACAAATGTTACATCGTCGTCTCATCCCTTCAGGCAACTGCATAAAGTAATATCATTGCCAATCCCTAGTAGAGAAAAGACACCCTATAAAGAGCAAGATATCaatgatgacgaagatgGGGCTTATGAAGAAGATAGTGTGACCATAACAAAGAGCTTGACATCTTCAACGAATTCCTTTGTTATGCCCAAATTATCACTATCACAAAAGAATCCAGTTTTTCGTCTTCTGATACTAGGAAGAACTGGTTCCAACTTTTATCAATCAATACCAAAAGAATATCAGTCTCTTTTTGAACTACCGAAGTACCATGATTCCGCAACATTTCCACAATATACAGGTATCATTATAATTTTCCAGGAGCTGAGAGAAATGGTGTCCCTACTAAATAGGATTGTTCAATATTCCCAAGGAAAGCCTATAATACCGATCTGTCAACCAGGTCAAACCATTCAAGTGAAGAACGTTTTGAAGTCATTTTTAAGGAATAAACTCATCAAACTTCTGTTTCCTCCCGTAGTTGTAACCAAtagaaaagatttaaagaaaatgtttcAAAGATTACAAGATCTATCCTTGGAATATGCAGAAGATGAGAACGAGGAAGGCGATGATGACGAAACTACAAAGTCCCGATCCTACTATCGTTATAAAAAAGCCAACAACTCAAAAAGGAAATCTCccaaatcaaataaaaaacccaagaaaaagaagcagaGATTCTTCACAAGCTGGTTCACGTGGGGCATTTCGATTACTATAGGAATAAGTTTCGGATGTTGTGTAACATACTTTGTCACTGCAGCATACGATCATCAAACAGTCAAATCCTTAAGTTTACGGTCATCTCTACTGACTTCTATGCTTTCCTTAGATTCTTCTAGCGACACGGTCAATACCCCCGCCACTGCTTCTCCCTCTTCAAGTGAGCATTTTTTATGGTTTGATAAGGGTACTCTTCAAATAAACTTTCATTTGGATGGACTTATTATGAAAAGTCTTTCCGTTATCAAGGAAACTTGGGTCAAAATGAATGATTTTGTCTTGCACGCTCTATCTCGGCCTTTAAGTTTTTTAGAGAATCTGAATAGAAGCTCTGATTTTTCCATTGATGAATCTAATCGGATTTTAGCACTTGGTTATATTCTATTATAA
- the PAN6 gene encoding pantoate--beta-alanine ligase PAN6 (similar to Saccharomyces cerevisiae PAN6 (YIL145C); ancestral locus Anc_5.697) has protein sequence MKIFHTVEEVVQWRTQDLRDTRCRETIGFVPTMGCLHSGHASLISQSVKENTYTVVSIFVNPSQFAPTEDLDNYPRTLPDDIKLLESLKVDVLFAPNARVMYPQGIPLDVEKQKGPFVSVLGLSEKLEGKTRPNFFRGVATVVTKLFNIVMADVAYFGQKDIQQFIVLQCMVNELFVNTRLQMVPIVRNGNGLALSSRNKYLCPESLKISENLYCGLKAAENAIRNLAPGRCLSRLEIIDIVTEKWAPYIDSHDFKVDYISLADFRTLDELSVVESTRDQQSLVISCAVYVTDREKSGTIVRLIDNIVI, from the coding sequence atgaaaattttccatACTGTCGAAGAAGTTGTTCAATGGAGAACACAAGATCTCAGGGACACGAGGTGCAGAGAAACTATTGGGTTCGTCCCTACAATGGGTTGTCTGCACTCCGGTCATGCTAGCCTAATCTCGCAGTCTGTGAAGGAAAACACGTATACTGTGGTCAGTATATTTGTCAATCCCTCCCAGTTTGCACCTACGGAAGATTTAGATAACTACCCTCGGACTTTGCCAGACGATATCAAATTGCTTGAGTCACTGAAAGTGGACGTCTTGTTTGCTCCTAATGCACGAGTTATGTACCCACAAGGGATTCCGCTCGATGTAGAGAAGCAGAAAGGACCCTTTGTCAGTGTTCTTGGGTTGAGTGAAAAATTGGAGGGTAAGACGAGacccaatttttttagagGTGTAGCAACAGTTGTGACAAAACTGTTTAACATTGTCATGGCCGATGTGGCCTATTTCGGTCAGAAGGATATTCAGCAATTCATCGTTTTACAGTGTATGGTGAATGAGCTGTTTGTTAATACAAGGCTCCAAATGGTGCCTATTGTAAGAAACGGAAATGGGCTGGCCTTGAGCAGTAGAAACAAGTATCTTTGCCCAGAGTCTTTGAAGATCTCTGAAAACCTTTACTGTGGACTGAAAGCCGCTGAAAATGCTATCAGGAATCTCGCACCAGGAAGATGTCTCTCACGACTAGAAATCATCGATATTGTAACTGAAAAATGGGCACCATACATTGATTCCCACGATTTTAAGGTGGACTACATATCTTTAGCAGACTTTAGGACTCTTGATGAGCTCTCTGTTGTTGAAAGCACCAGGGATCAGCAGTCACTAGTCATTAGTTGTGCAGTATATGTGACTGATCGTGAAAAGTCTGGTACCATTGTTAGGTTGATTGATAACATCGTCATTTAA
- the NDC80 gene encoding kinetochore-associated Ndc80 complex subunit NDC80 (similar to Saccharomyces cerevisiae TID3 (YIL144W); ancestral locus Anc_5.696), with protein MQSSTSTDQHVLHRMDPHRFTSQIPTATSSQLRRRKSTNQGLTDMINKSIARNTIGGTGIPTGGVNKKRKARSTVAGGSNGTALGFNDKSNNRNSSSRLSINQLGSLQQHLSNRDPRPLRDKNFQSAIQEEIYDYLKRNKFDIETNHPISIKFLKQPTQKGFIIIFKWLYSRLDPGYGFTKSIENEIYQILKNLRYPFLESINKSQISAVGGSNWHKFLGMLHWLVRTNIKLDMCLNQVDRSLINQNTQEITILHHSLKTLDEQDQRQERYELMVEKLLIDYFTESYKSFLQLEDNYELSMQELKLGFEKFVHIINADISNLQAQNDTLYEKYQEVMKISQKIKTTREKWKALRSDSNKYENYVNAMKQKSQEWPSKLEKMKSECDVKKEEINALENNIDELHKILRKKGISTEQFELQNHEREKLTKELDKINLQSDKLTSSIKSRKLEAEGIFKSLLDTLRQYDISIQNLVRSRTQLGHKVDDSFLKIDIPENLLDREFDEGIAYHQLFPKGSGINEFIKSYILKLNDDIQERIKTIEKDNITLEKDIKNLKNDINEKTQVNEKLELELSEANSKFELSKQENERLLVAQRIEIEKMEKKINDSNILMKSKISDAEELVTSTELKLEELKVNLNRKRYKLHQQVIHVIDVTSKFKINIQSSLENSENNLGNVIEELRNLEFNTEHSRTKE; from the coding sequence ATGCAAAGCTCGACAAGTACAGATCAGCATGTGCTGCATCGCATGGATCCTCATAGGTTTACGTCACAAATACCCACTGCAACATCGTCACAATTGAGGAGAAGGAAGAGCACGAACCAAGGCTTAACGGATATGATCAACAAGAGTATTGCCAGAAACACGATAGGTGGCACTGGCATTCCTACAGGAGGCGTGAATAAAAAGAGGAAAGCAAGAAGCACGGTCGCGGGAGGTTCAAATGGAACGGCACTAGGCTTCAATGATAAATCGAACAATAGAAATAGCAGCAGCAGATTATCAATAAATCAGCTCGGTAGCTTACAGCAACACCTAAGTAATAGGGATCCAAGACCGTTGAGagacaaaaattttcaaagcGCTATTCAGGAGGAGATCTATGATTATTTAAAAAGGAATAAATTCGATATTGAAACAAACCACCCCAtttcaataaagtttttAAAGCAGCCCACTCAGAAAGGGTTTATAATCATCTTCAAATGGTTATACTCAAGACTTGATCCAGGCTACGGCTTTACCAAGTCTATTGAGAACGAGATctatcaaattttgaagaatctaCGTTATCCGTTTCTGGAATCTATTAATAAATCACAAATTTCCGCCGTAGGTGGCTCTAACTGGCATAAATTCTTAGGCATGCTACATTGGTTAGTACGAACGAATATCAAGTTGGATATGTGCTTGAATCAAGTAGATCGTTCATTAATTAATCAGAATACGCAAGAAATAACAATTTTGCATCACTCTTTAAAAACTTTGGACGAACAGGACCAGAGACAGGAAAGGTATGAACTCATGGTGGAAAAACTATTAATTGATTATTTTACGGAGTCTTACAAAAGCTTTTTACAACTCGAGGATAATTATGAACTTTCAATGCAGGAGCTAAAACTAggctttgaaaaattcgtTCACATAATTAATGCTGATATATCTAATCTACAAGCTCAAAATGATACACTTTATGAGAAATATCAAGAGGTTATGAAAATAAGCCAAAAGATAAAAActacaagagaaaaatggaaGGCACTAAGGAGCGATTCCAATAAATACGAAAATTATGTTAACGCtatgaaacagaaaagtCAAGAATGGCCAAGTAAATTAGAGAAGATGAAATCCGAGTGTGAcgtgaaaaaagaagaaatcaacgctttagaaaataatattgacgAATTGCACAAAATCTTAAGGAAAAAGGGAATTTCAACTGAACAGTTTGAATTACAAAACcatgaaagagaaaagttgACAAAGGAACTGGACAAAATAAATCTTCAATCTGATAAACTGACAAGTTCAATTAAGTCTAGAAAACTAGAAGCCGAGGGAATATTCAAAAGCTTATTGGACACATTAAGACAATACGATATATCGATACAAAACTTAGTCAGATCGCGCACTCAACTTGGCCACAAGGTTGATGACTCATTCTTAAAAATCGATATTCCAGAGAATCTATTGGATCGAGAGTTTGATGAGGGCATTGCATACCACCAACTATTTCCAAAAGGATCTGGAATCAACGAGTTTATCAAAAGTTATATTCTAAAATTAAATGACGATATTCAAGAACGAATCAAAACCATTGAGAAAGATAATATAACATTAGAAAAAGATATCAAAAACCTAAAAAACGATATAAATGAGAAAACACAagttaatgaaaaacttgaattGGAGTTATCTGAAGCAAATTCTAAATTTGAACTCTCTAAACAAGAGAATGAACGACTACTAGTAGCACAGAGAATTGAAATCGAAAAaatggagaagaaaatcaatgattcaaatatattaatgaaaagcaaaatttCTGATGCTGAGGAATTAGTGACTTCAACAGAACTGAAACtagaagaattgaaagTGAACTTAAATAGGAAACGATACAAACTGCATCAACAAGTGATACATGTTATTGATGTAACAAGTAAATTTAAAATTAATATTCAATCATCATTGGAGAATTCCGAAAATAACTTAGGGAACGTCATCGAAGAGTTACGAAATTTGGAGTTTAATACTGAACATAGCAGAACAAAGGAATAA